The Argiope bruennichi chromosome 5, qqArgBrue1.1, whole genome shotgun sequence genome segment AatccaaaatatcaattttttgttgTCGGGATGCATTAGCTTTgtcttcaaaatatttgcttaaatcgTCTACTTCCTTCAGAATATAAAGAATCTCATTCTTTTTAGGTTCATCACTTTGATTAGCTAAAAaagcaaataagaattttaaagcaGAAAGTTGCCCCGTTTTTTGAaacttgttatatttttctactgTAGCATCCCTTTCAATATAAGTAAGCAAGTTATTTGCCAAACAATGAtatctgcttttatttttgatatatatttttttccgtaTGTGAGTTAGTTCATTATGCTCCCTTTTCATATTTTGTGCAACAGATGTATCAATATCTTTTGACTCACATAAACCTCTTCGAACCATATAATCTGTAATCCTTAATAACTGACTTGCATAAACCGGTTTAATCGCAGAATGCACCTGCCCAACTATATCTTGTATATTTCTAAATCTCATAATCTCCTTTTCCAAGTTCTTTTCCAAGTTCAATTTTCCTCCCATCGCTCGAGGTCGATATTTCGATAAACAATGATTCCGAATTCTAAAGAATTCTTCCACGACGTCTTGAGATAGACAAGAACATAGCAAATGGCCGATAACACTAGCACTTTCTGTCGTGTTCAATGTCTCCCCAATAACTTGTAGAGCACGCTCTATGGCCAAAACTCCTTTCATATCTACGTCAGTAATTGTGATATTGGTTGCAATATCGAGATATTTCCGGAGTCTAGCAATCAAGAATTCGTCCTTAATTTCTGGAAGATCTTTCAGACCCGAGGTGACTTGCATCAAAACAGAGTTTGGATTCTTTTCCTTTGATTCTTTCCTTGACTGCTGTTTTGGAGATTCTCCAGCGCCGCCTGTCGAGGGACATTTTAGTTCTTGCTCTACAACTTTTGCACTCTCTAAAAATTTAGATCTAAAGATAAAAGGAATCACGCGAAGTGCGCAGTCCTCGGGAGTGTGAACATGTTTTGTGCAGTAAACGTCGTGCAAGCATTTCGGAAAAAGTTTATAACCGAACACAGTAAGAAACAAACTATGAACGGCAGAATTCACTATCTCGGACGGAAGGTCTAAGAAAAGAAAGTTATCGAAAAACAAAAGACAAGTGTAATTATCCAAATTTTCATAATACTCACTACGTTGAATGAAGTTCTGAAATTTCCTATACTTATTTTGATCTGCCACAGTATCTTTTGCTTGGATTTCATTAGGGTAATCAAAATACTTTGGATAAAACTCCAAAAGTgatgtaataatttgttttcttctcATTAAATTAACACCATCATCATCAGTTTGTGGCATTTGCGCAGGATAATTCCTCTGCAAATCAGCGATATTTTCGACAACACGACGCTGATACtcattaaagcataaaatttccTCGTAACTCTTTATAGCAATGCTTTTCTTAGTTCCCTGCATCGAGAAGCTTTTCGATTTGAAACAGTCATTCTGTAAAACACGTCCAATATTTATCAAGGCTCGGAGAATTTCTGTGTCTGGGTTCCTCGTTGTCTTATCCGAATGCTCGAAACTGTTAGAAGCATAGTCATAAAGAACGTGGAGAAGAAAAGTAGAATCCAGTCCCAGGCAGTGATAGAAAGCAGACAATCCACCTTCGTCCAGAGAACAAGGATCAGTGACAAATCCTGCCGCCTCTAACTTCCAAGCAATATAAGGAGAGGCATAAATTGATTGTACGGTTTCCTTCTTCGAATCTTTGACCATCAGAGATACCAAAAAATTCCCACTGCCATTGAAATCGTGTTGTAGTTCTCGGATTATTTGATGGTTTAGAtctgtttttttcaaaatatgcccTAAAGCATCCCGTCTTAAAGGTATCACGTGGTCAAAGCTCATTCCAAAAGCATATGTGTTTATCACTTTGTGATCACGATCTTGTCCTGGTGGTGGtttagttttatacattttatgaacTCCAGAATGTTTAAATAAGACTAATGTATCCTTGGCAACAGCAGGGGCATTTagcttgaatttttgtttgtttccttcTGAATCGATTTCATACACTTGTATATTGCATTTGAGCATTTTAGTAGCTGCCATTAATTTTGTGTCGTCACCCCACTCACCAGAACCTCTTCTCGTCCCATTTGCGAAGCGGTTGAGCCTCAAACTGAACATTCGAAAGATATTGGTCATGTCTTTGTTATGATAAAAAGAATGTTGATTCTTAAAAGGATTGAAATTCATCACTTGTTTTTTTATGCTTTGAGGGACCAACTTCTTGCCTTGGATTTTCTTTTTCTGCATCAGTTCTTGAATCTCCTTTTCGGTGCCAAGCAAACGCTCCATCCAGTCTGACTTTTCCGGCGAGGCTATCACAAAAGAGAGGACTAAAGACCAATACAGACTGTGGTCTGGTGGTGCGCTGATTTCCCACATTTCTTCGACGTTCGAAGTATTGTTTTCGGTAGACCATGACGACAAATCATGGAGTTTTGGTGGGAAAACGTACATTTTTCAGCTGACA includes the following:
- the LOC129969561 gene encoding uncharacterized protein LOC129969561, which produces MYVFPPKLHDLSSWSTENNTSNVEEMWEISAPPDHSLYWSLVLSFVIASPEKSDWMERLLGTEKEIQELMQKKKIQGKKLVPQSIKKQVMNFNPFKNQHSFYHNKDMTNIFRMFSLRLNRFANGTRRGSGEWGDDTKLMAATKMLKCNIQVYEIDSEGNKQKFKLNAPAVAKDTLVLFKHSGVHKMYKTKPPPGQDRDHKVINTYAFGMSFDHVIPLRRDALGHILKKTDLNHQIIRELQHDFNGSGNFLVSLMVKDSKKETVQSIYASPYIAWKLEAAGFVTDPCSLDEGGLSAFYHCLGLDSTFLLHVLYDYASNSFEHSDKTTRNPDTEILRALINIGRVLQNDCFKSKSFSMQGTKKSIAIKSYEEILCFNEYQRRVVENIADLQRNYPAQMPQTDDDGVNLMRRKQIITSLLEFYPKYFDYPNEIQAKDTVADQNKYRKFQNFIQRSEYYENLDNYTCLLFFDNFLFLDLPSEIVNSAVHSLFLTVFGYKLFPKCLHDVYCTKHVHTPEDCALRVIPFIFRSKFLESAKVVEQELKCPSTGGAGESPKQQSRKESKEKNPNSVLMQVTSGLKDLPEIKDEFLIARLRKYLDIATNITITDVDMKGVLAIERALQVIGETLNTTESASVIGHLLCSCLSQDVVEEFFRIRNHCLSKYRPRAMGGKLNLEKNLEKEIMRFRNIQDIVGQVHSAIKPVYASQLLRITDYMVRRGLCESKDIDTSVAQNMKREHNELTHIRKKIYIKNKSRYHCLANNLLTYIERDATVEKYNKFQKTGQLSALKFLFAFLANQSDEPKKNEILYILKEVDDLSKYFEDKANASRQQKIDILDSESQKIMKVVSDLRKITDSIFSEVTGESERIIDHSIVKNFFNDARSFSWFTGEEMLAIKEKIAQHMQSSRDAKASLEKILRPLSEKKKQNANVTEHHLFEEEARQLLVDIFTSEKNKSNILENLTSKPKVALKYLNSIKSDEQDVFEKNSDRDDLDSLMKFSETEEGTHLLLKMNFPTDLHLKVLQFLNRKVEFLLDRISHLKAILIEEDEEILSLWNWGKSEAIKTHTRYLMCQRYMREKDVKASLEMLLFDCMNILKTRESLSRLWSKANDLFSGASLRDILSHGSTILEIVGNCLDQDDLPSHFIDKMLELIEDGDALRTLSDLWGKEKIKDLKQLEAMLDADNPSLREVQKWMKKRPGSVGGWKDYLPLLPLK